In Kaistella faecalis, a genomic segment contains:
- the pnuC gene encoding nicotinamide riboside transporter PnuC has protein sequence MNLHELFIKPYESYETYQIILEATATLFGLLSVYFSIKKNIWVYPTGIISTALYVYILFKFGLLGDMMINFYYTVMSVYGWVLWAKSSEDHVHVEVSAATRKEWAVSAGLFLISLILVTVVYYYKPFIDNQFSAENADFGLYHLDWANWLDIFTTAIFLVGMWLMAKRKIENWIFWIIGDIICIPMMLYKGLGITSVQYLVFTVMAVIGYLEWKKPRKLMP, from the coding sequence ATGAATCTGCATGAACTCTTCATAAAACCTTACGAATCCTACGAAACATATCAGATTATTCTGGAAGCAACCGCCACGCTTTTCGGTCTTCTGAGTGTCTATTTTTCGATTAAAAAGAATATCTGGGTCTACCCAACCGGCATTATTTCTACGGCACTTTACGTTTATATCCTTTTTAAATTCGGGTTGCTGGGCGATATGATGATCAACTTCTACTATACCGTGATGAGCGTTTATGGCTGGGTACTTTGGGCAAAAAGTTCCGAGGACCATGTTCATGTAGAAGTGTCGGCCGCCACAAGAAAAGAGTGGGCAGTTTCTGCCGGACTTTTCCTAATCAGCTTAATTTTGGTGACGGTTGTTTACTATTATAAGCCGTTTATTGATAATCAGTTTTCTGCGGAAAATGCCGATTTCGGGCTTTATCATCTCGACTGGGCCAACTGGCTGGATATTTTTACCACCGCTATTTTTCTTGTGGGCATGTGGCTCATGGCAAAAAGAAAGATCGAGAACTGGATTTTCTGGATCATCGGCGATATCATCTGCATCCCCATGATGCTTTACAAAGGATTGGGAATTACCTCCGTCCAATATCTGGTATTCACCGTAATGGCGGTGATTGGGTATTTGGAATGGAAAAAGCCACGGAAACTGATGCCGTAA
- a CDS encoding OsmC family protein, producing the protein MEAHFYNVDINWKSGRTGEMTSPELTTAVEIATPPQFPSGVEGIWSPEHLFTAAVASCLMTTFVAIAENSKLEFSDFTIKSSGKLDRTDGKFLMTEVILEPTVVITHEEDRAKAERVLQKSEANCLISNSVNSKITMVPNIIIGQ; encoded by the coding sequence ATGGAAGCACATTTTTATAACGTAGACATTAACTGGAAAAGCGGCCGGACTGGCGAAATGACTTCTCCAGAGCTTACAACCGCAGTTGAAATCGCTACACCACCCCAATTCCCTTCCGGCGTGGAAGGAATCTGGTCACCGGAACATCTCTTTACCGCAGCAGTGGCAAGCTGTCTGATGACGACTTTTGTGGCGATCGCTGAAAACTCTAAACTGGAGTTCAGTGATTTCACCATTAAATCCAGCGGTAAACTCGATCGTACCGACGGTAAATTCCTGATGACAGAAGTGATTCTGGAACCTACCGTGGTCATTACTCACGAAGAAGACCGCGCAAAAGCAGAGCGTGTACTGCAGAAATCCGAAGCCAACTGCCTGATCTCTAATTCAGTAAATTCAAAAATTACGATGGTTCCGAATATTATAATCGGGCAATAA
- a CDS encoding rhodanese-like domain-containing protein, with translation MFDSIKSLFGMESTDFAALVKEGAVIVDVRSKGEYAGGHVKNSINIPVDQLSASLSRIKDKNKPVITCCASGMRSSSAQSILKKAGYTKVYNGGGWMSLNNKI, from the coding sequence ATGTTTGATTCAATTAAAAGTTTATTCGGAATGGAAAGTACAGATTTTGCTGCGCTCGTGAAAGAAGGCGCTGTGATCGTAGACGTAAGAAGCAAAGGCGAATATGCCGGCGGACATGTGAAAAACTCCATCAATATTCCCGTAGATCAGCTTTCTGCAAGCCTTTCCAGAATCAAGGACAAAAACAAACCAGTTATTACCTGCTGCGCCTCGGGAATGAGAAGTTCTTCTGCACAGAGCATTCTGAAAAAAGCCGGCTATACTAAGGTTTACAACGGTGGCGGATGGATGAGTTTAAACAATAAAATTTAA
- a CDS encoding APC family permease, translated as MANIWIKKPMEAYEADIKKSELKRVLGKWSLTAIGIGAIIGGGIFVLTGTGAYYHAGPALALSFVIAGIACVFAALCYAEFASILPVEGSAYAYAYGTVGEVFAWIIGWGLILEYAMGSMTVAVSWSGYFTKFLHMFGIHLPNWLTTDPQTFAAAGGTGFSMNLPALLIVLFVISILVRGTKGAAKANNFIVVLKVSAIIFVIIAGLFFINVENWTPFIPAPTVITENGVSHEAYGYAGVVAGASAIFFAYVGFDAVSTQAGEAINPKKDVPFAIITSLVICTVLYILVSLVLTGMMHYTDFNPLGKYPDAIKAPVAYAFDIAGQAWAGYIITIAATVGLISVLMVMIMGQSRIFLGMSKDGLIPKTFSKVNAATGVPRKNLMILGGVISVVAAFTPINDLAHMTSFGTLFAFTMVCVAVWILRVKQPELPRSFRVPFLPVIATLGILINIYLIINLSIEAQTYSFIWLIIGVVIYFLYSKKHSNLQNGGFGETFKAEQEPLEKVDIDIDNKD; from the coding sequence ATGGCAAATATTTGGATCAAGAAACCCATGGAAGCGTATGAAGCTGACATTAAAAAGAGCGAGCTGAAACGCGTACTGGGTAAATGGAGTTTGACAGCAATTGGTATCGGTGCTATTATCGGCGGCGGTATTTTTGTTTTAACAGGAACTGGCGCATACTATCATGCCGGTCCGGCGTTGGCGCTGTCCTTTGTAATTGCGGGTATTGCCTGTGTTTTTGCCGCATTGTGTTACGCTGAATTTGCTTCGATTTTACCGGTAGAAGGATCGGCTTATGCCTATGCTTACGGAACCGTGGGCGAAGTTTTTGCGTGGATCATCGGTTGGGGACTCATCCTGGAATATGCCATGGGATCGATGACGGTCGCTGTGTCCTGGTCAGGTTATTTTACCAAGTTCCTCCATATGTTCGGAATCCATTTGCCGAACTGGCTTACGACCGATCCGCAAACTTTTGCAGCAGCAGGAGGAACAGGATTTTCTATGAATCTTCCGGCTTTGCTGATTGTACTTTTTGTAATTTCTATTTTGGTAAGAGGAACCAAAGGTGCTGCGAAAGCCAATAACTTTATCGTAGTTCTGAAAGTTTCAGCAATTATCTTCGTAATTATTGCGGGTCTTTTCTTTATTAATGTAGAGAACTGGACTCCTTTCATTCCTGCACCGACTGTAATTACTGAAAATGGAGTGTCGCACGAAGCTTACGGTTATGCCGGTGTAGTTGCCGGAGCATCTGCGATCTTCTTCGCGTATGTAGGATTTGATGCAGTTTCAACACAGGCGGGCGAAGCGATCAATCCGAAAAAGGATGTGCCGTTTGCCATTATTACTTCTTTGGTCATCTGTACTGTGCTGTATATATTAGTATCTCTGGTGCTTACCGGGATGATGCATTATACCGATTTCAATCCGCTGGGCAAATATCCGGACGCGATTAAGGCGCCTGTAGCATATGCCTTCGATATCGCTGGCCAGGCTTGGGCAGGTTATATTATCACTATTGCAGCAACCGTAGGATTAATTTCTGTATTGATGGTAATGATCATGGGGCAGTCCCGTATTTTCCTTGGGATGTCTAAAGATGGTTTGATTCCGAAGACTTTCTCTAAAGTTAACGCCGCGACCGGTGTACCAAGAAAAAACCTGATGATTTTAGGTGGCGTAATCTCTGTAGTTGCTGCGTTTACACCGATTAATGATCTGGCCCACATGACCAGTTTCGGAACTTTGTTTGCCTTTACCATGGTGTGCGTTGCAGTGTGGATCCTCCGTGTGAAGCAGCCTGAATTACCGCGCAGTTTCCGCGTGCCGTTCTTACCTGTCATTGCAACTTTGGGAATCCTGATCAACATTTACCTGATCATCAACCTGAGTATCGAAGCGCAGACTTACTCATTCATCTGGCTCATCATTGGGGTTGTAATTTACTTCCTTTACAGTAAGAAACACTCGAACCTGCAGAACGGAGGTTTCGGTGAGACTTTTAAAGCAGAACAGGAGCCCCTTGAAAAAGTAGATATCGACATCGATAATAAAGATTAA
- a CDS encoding WD40/YVTN/BNR-like repeat-containing protein, which produces MKKSALIILCLFSQFIFSQTLETEVLLKDKISIRALQLYDGKVWYTGTDSKFGYVSLKDSADKKQIKLSSENLQFRTLAQTKSSFYAINIASPAKWFTIQKSDLKVNLNMIDTTKTVFYDAFVFDQAKNRGIAISDPNEDGSSKNLIFTYASRKNPKTDFPQYFPGEAHFAASNTNIAMQGNWVWIATGGMKARIFKFNWSHPFTWKAIETPFIQGTSSQGIYSIDFYDKNFGIAVGGDYTKQAENINNIATTNDGGETWQIQASGKNAGYKTCVKIRPKSKGKDIIAVGDQNIEFSSDYGKTWTKISEEKGLYVCEWVDSNTLVFAGKDRIVKMTLR; this is translated from the coding sequence ATGAAAAAATCAGCCCTAATCATTCTGTGTCTGTTCAGCCAGTTCATCTTTTCACAAACGCTGGAAACAGAAGTTCTTCTAAAGGATAAAATCTCAATCCGAGCGTTGCAGCTATATGATGGCAAAGTGTGGTATACCGGCACGGATTCTAAATTCGGGTATGTAAGTCTTAAGGATAGCGCGGATAAAAAGCAGATTAAGCTTTCGTCCGAGAATCTTCAGTTCAGAACGTTGGCGCAAACTAAGTCCAGTTTTTATGCGATTAATATTGCTTCGCCAGCCAAATGGTTCACCATTCAAAAAAGTGATTTAAAGGTTAATTTAAACATGATCGACACCACCAAAACCGTCTTTTATGATGCTTTTGTTTTCGACCAAGCTAAAAACCGTGGCATTGCAATCAGCGATCCTAACGAAGACGGAAGCAGTAAAAATTTAATTTTCACGTATGCATCACGCAAAAATCCAAAGACCGATTTTCCTCAATATTTCCCGGGTGAAGCGCATTTCGCAGCCAGCAATACCAATATTGCGATGCAAGGAAATTGGGTGTGGATTGCCACAGGTGGAATGAAAGCCAGAATTTTCAAATTCAATTGGAGTCATCCTTTCACTTGGAAAGCCATAGAAACTCCTTTCATCCAGGGCACCTCCTCACAGGGCATTTATTCCATTGATTTCTACGATAAGAACTTCGGAATTGCCGTGGGTGGCGATTACACCAAACAAGCTGAAAACATCAACAATATCGCGACCACCAATGACGGTGGCGAAACCTGGCAGATTCAGGCTTCAGGAAAGAATGCGGGTTATAAAACCTGCGTAAAAATCCGTCCCAAATCAAAAGGGAAAGACATCATCGCCGTGGGCGACCAGAACATAGAATTCTCCAGCGATTACGGAAAAACCTGGACGAAAATTTCAGAGGAGAAAGGCCTCTATGTCTGCGAATGGGTCGACAGTAACACCCTTGTTTTTGCCGGAAAAGACCGCATTGTGAAAATGACGCTGCGCTGA
- a CDS encoding NACHT domain-containing protein: MDKSLEVTSLIQPLKDLYNSVSDEWKNFFDIGLDDYLYSQTHKYFFTNTFIHRSEKVKFYDIYYPIKAKHNKLTTDFSDIEELFSSYSKIIINGSAGSGKTTLIKHLFLKSLFEKTRIPILIELRHLNDYDGNIEKLITDKILNNNVKPNSKILKRSLQTGKFLFLFDGYDEIFSHKKDDINRQLEYFIDQYSNNNFVISTRPGSGIEIFNRFFDFKVEKLTNEDVINFIDKIVENDERKQRISDIVNDPTNDSYFEFLRNPLLLSMFILAFENHPEIPQKKSAFYRNVFDTLYSKHDGITKNSFPREKQSNLQRDDFEDILSVFSYISSIDGDYKFTEEFLTDTLNKVKESTNYKFETQKFIYDLRTTISILVLDGFEYFFPHRSMQEYFTAFFISRLPTTKKALAYKNIFSALESSSNDNSFTFWNLCKELDNIAFNEIFLLPRLKKIYTKLNVKDEKIKLNNFIEIFQPAVHLSGNEKEVMILRARNLQTSLLTFCHSYNYELLLSHPKNNNCTHKIIELLKDELTNSNLIRISNRRIKLKELLIENNFIDTIDKIADGLRKTIINLQSEVKKTDKGLDKILKR; encoded by the coding sequence ATGGATAAAAGTTTAGAAGTAACATCCCTAATTCAGCCATTAAAAGACTTATACAATTCCGTTAGCGATGAATGGAAAAATTTTTTTGATATAGGTCTTGATGACTACCTTTACTCTCAAACCCACAAATATTTTTTCACAAATACATTCATACATAGAAGTGAAAAGGTCAAGTTCTATGATATTTATTATCCCATCAAAGCAAAACATAATAAATTGACTACTGATTTTTCTGATATCGAAGAGCTATTTTCTTCATATTCAAAAATAATTATTAATGGTTCTGCAGGAAGTGGGAAAACTACTCTGATCAAACATCTTTTTTTAAAGAGTCTATTTGAGAAAACCAGAATACCAATTCTAATTGAACTACGTCACCTAAATGATTACGATGGGAACATAGAAAAGCTTATAACAGACAAAATATTAAATAACAATGTAAAGCCAAATTCTAAAATTTTAAAACGCTCATTACAAACAGGAAAGTTCTTGTTTTTATTTGACGGATATGATGAAATATTTTCCCATAAAAAAGATGATATTAATCGCCAATTAGAATATTTTATTGATCAGTATAGTAATAATAATTTTGTTATTTCAACTAGACCAGGAAGTGGTATTGAGATATTTAATAGATTTTTTGATTTTAAAGTCGAAAAATTGACAAATGAGGACGTAATAAATTTTATAGATAAGATAGTAGAAAATGATGAGCGGAAACAAAGAATTTCAGACATTGTTAATGATCCTACAAATGACAGTTACTTTGAATTCCTTCGTAACCCTCTACTTTTGTCAATGTTCATATTAGCATTCGAAAATCATCCCGAAATACCTCAAAAGAAAAGTGCATTTTATAGAAACGTGTTTGATACGCTTTATTCAAAACACGATGGAATTACAAAAAATAGTTTTCCAAGAGAAAAACAGTCAAACCTTCAAAGAGATGATTTTGAAGATATCCTTAGCGTATTTTCATACATAAGTTCAATTGACGGAGATTATAAATTTACTGAAGAATTCTTGACGGACACTTTAAATAAAGTAAAGGAATCTACAAATTATAAATTTGAAACTCAAAAGTTTATTTACGATTTAAGAACTACGATATCTATCTTAGTTTTGGACGGGTTTGAATATTTCTTTCCACATAGGTCAATGCAAGAATATTTTACTGCATTTTTTATAAGCAGATTGCCGACAACGAAAAAAGCTTTAGCATATAAAAATATATTTTCTGCGTTAGAAAGTTCATCAAATGATAATAGTTTTACATTTTGGAACCTATGCAAGGAACTTGATAACATCGCTTTTAATGAAATATTTCTTTTACCAAGACTTAAAAAAATATACACTAAATTAAATGTAAAAGATGAAAAGATTAAACTTAACAATTTTATAGAAATTTTTCAACCAGCAGTTCATCTAAGCGGAAATGAGAAAGAAGTTATGATTTTAAGGGCTAGAAACCTTCAAACATCTTTATTGACATTTTGTCATTCTTATAACTACGAATTATTACTCTCACATCCGAAAAACAACAATTGCACTCACAAAATAATTGAACTACTTAAAGATGAATTAACCAATTCAAATTTGATAAGAATTTCTAACAGAAGAATAAAATTGAAAGAATTGCTTATTGAAAATAATTTCATAGACACCATTGATAAGATTGCAGATGGCCTACGAAAAACAATAATAAATCTTCAGTCTGAAGTAAAAAAAACAGATAAGGGACTTGATAAAATTTTAAAACGGTAA
- the hemN gene encoding oxygen-independent coproporphyrinogen III oxidase, with product MNTSLIDKYNIPGPRYTSYPTVPFWDETSFTPELWQQSVIRSFNESNDAEGISIYIHLPFCEQLCTFCACHKRITKQHSVETPYLESVLKEWDLYLKLFGKKPKIKELHLGGGTPTFFSPANLRTLLEGIFAKAEIAENPEFSFEGHPNNTTREHLQTLYDLGFRRCSFGVQDYDPQVQKAINRIQPFENVERVTNWAREIGYKGVSHDLVFGLPFHTWEKMEFTIRKTLELKPDRLAFYSYAHVPWIKGVGQRGFDENDLPSGEEKRKLYENGKKLLEELGYKEVGMDHFALEHDDLYQSMVSGDIHRNFMGYSSSKTQLMVGLGMSAISDSWYAFAQNNKTVEEYQKLVEEGIIPVVKGHLLSEEDLNIRKHILNLMCRLETSWDLQTSFPELPNALEALKEMEADGLVELSDHTIKITEKGRAFTRNVAMTFDLRMMRNKPETRIFSMTI from the coding sequence ATGAATACTTCACTCATCGACAAATATAATATTCCCGGGCCGCGATACACTTCCTATCCAACCGTTCCGTTCTGGGACGAAACATCCTTTACACCGGAGTTGTGGCAGCAGTCGGTCATCAGATCTTTTAATGAAAGTAACGATGCCGAGGGAATTTCGATCTATATTCACCTTCCATTCTGCGAGCAGCTGTGTACGTTCTGCGCCTGCCACAAACGGATTACCAAGCAACATTCTGTAGAAACACCTTATCTGGAAAGCGTGCTGAAAGAATGGGATCTTTATTTAAAGCTTTTCGGCAAAAAACCAAAAATCAAGGAACTTCACCTTGGTGGCGGAACACCGACTTTCTTCTCGCCTGCAAATCTGAGAACTTTGCTCGAAGGTATTTTTGCCAAAGCAGAAATCGCAGAAAATCCTGAGTTTTCCTTTGAAGGTCATCCCAACAATACCACCCGCGAGCATTTACAGACTTTATATGATTTAGGGTTCCGAAGATGCAGTTTCGGGGTGCAGGATTACGATCCTCAGGTTCAGAAAGCGATTAACAGAATTCAGCCTTTCGAAAATGTAGAAAGAGTGACCAACTGGGCCAGAGAGATTGGCTACAAAGGCGTTTCTCATGATCTGGTTTTCGGTCTTCCGTTCCACACCTGGGAAAAAATGGAGTTCACGATCCGCAAAACTTTGGAACTTAAACCTGACCGTTTGGCCTTTTATTCCTATGCGCATGTGCCGTGGATTAAAGGAGTCGGACAGCGAGGTTTTGATGAAAACGACCTGCCAAGCGGTGAGGAGAAACGTAAACTTTACGAAAACGGCAAGAAGCTTTTAGAAGAATTAGGATACAAAGAAGTCGGAATGGACCATTTTGCGCTGGAGCATGACGATCTTTACCAGTCTATGGTTTCAGGGGATATTCACCGGAACTTCATGGGATATTCGTCAAGCAAAACGCAGCTGATGGTTGGTTTGGGAATGAGCGCGATTTCGGATTCGTGGTATGCTTTTGCCCAGAATAATAAAACAGTGGAAGAGTATCAGAAACTGGTTGAAGAAGGAATTATTCCGGTGGTAAAGGGACATCTTCTGAGTGAGGAGGATCTGAACATCCGCAAGCATATCCTGAACCTGATGTGCCGTTTAGAAACTTCGTGGGATCTGCAGACTTCATTCCCCGAATTACCCAATGCGCTGGAAGCACTAAAGGAAATGGAGGCCGATGGACTGGTTGAACTTTCAGACCACACCATTAAAATTACAGAAAAAGGACGTGCCTTCACCAGAAACGTTGCGATGACTTTCGATCTGCGAATGATGCGCAATAAGCCAGAGACAAGGATTTTCTCGATGACGATATAA